The genomic stretch GAATAATAGGTTTTAAGAGCATTAAGCCCACCACGGTTTTTGAAATCTTCATAACTACTGTATCTAGGAGATTGATAATCGGCAAATACTTTAGATAACCCTTCATACATAGTAAGATATGGAGTGGTCATATGTACTTGATTTTCTATAAAGTTATATTTCCAATCTAATGATTTAGGAGCTTCATTTTTTAAGATTTCTACAAACTTTTTAAGCGCATTTGTTGCACGTTCACCTTCTGCCGCTTCATCTGCTAATGTAAAATAAAGAGATTTATTTAGTGCCTTTTCTGTTTTAAACAATTCATTAAACTTACCATGTAATTCAGAGTCTAAAATTTGAATTACAGGACTTGCCGCTATATAATTATCAAACAACGAGGATTCTGTTGCCAAATAATTTAAGACAAATGCACCAGCCATAGAGTGACCAAAAATGGTTTTATGGTTTGTAGTGCGATAGTTTTTTTCAACAAACGGTATCACTTCATCTTTAATATACTGCTTAAATTTATCCCTCTCTCTGGCTAAATCTCTATTTCTTGTTCCTTGATTATTTGGAATAGCAACAATAATACTTTCTGGCATTCTTTCATTTTCAGCTAAAAGGGTGGACGC from Kordia antarctica encodes the following:
- a CDS encoding alpha/beta hydrolase-fold protein, whose amino-acid sequence is MKKIITGILVILFLTTTQAQQEIVSEPVTVEIGSLHKIQSSILNEERNLLIHLPNDYKNSEKKYPVIYVLDGDNHFQHTSNASTLLAENERMPESIIVAIPNNQGTRNRDLARERDKFKQYIKDEVIPFVEKNYRTTNHKTIFGHSMAGAFVLNYLATESSLFDNYIAASPVIQILDSELHGKFNELFKTEKALNKSLYFTLADEAAEGERATNALKKFVEILKNEAPKSLDWKYNFIENQVHMTTPYLTMYEGLSKVFADYQSPRYSSYEDFKNRGGLNALKTYYSHRADKYQTSKEIPNRTLRRVAYVLLDDGQTDMAINLFEENIKKYPQSAIAHKALGDAYEENNEIKKALKAHQTAVNLSKEQNSPDTNYFSRQLIRVQTKLKN